AATCGACAGACTGATCGGCGAGTCCCCCGTATGGGCCCTGTTCGTCGTTTTCTGGATCGGGGCAATGGCTTCGCTCAGTTCCTGTACGGTCCTTCGCCTGCCCGTGGTGATCGGCTACGTGGCGGGTGCCGGATCGTCGAAGAAGCGCGCCGTTGTTCTGGCCTGCCTGTTCACGGCCGGCCTGATTGTCAGCCACGTTCTCGTCGGCGCCGCCATGATGACGGTCGGTGGCGTCGCGGGCAAGCTGCTGAACCTCAACAAATACCTCTTCTGGTTCCTCGGCGGCTTGCTGATCGTCGTCGGCCTGCTCGTTTCGGGCATGCTGAATGTGAGACTACTGCCCGAGAAATGGCGCGATCTCGGCCCGAAGTTGCACAAGGCCAATCTGGCGGGGGCGGGTCTGCTGGGGTTCGTTTTCGGCCTGGTGGTTGTGCCCGCGTGCCCATGCTGCGGGGCGGGTCTGCTCATTCTGGCCGGCATCGCCGTGGCCAAGGGGCTCTCGGTCTACGGGCCGTTGCTGTTCCTGAGCTTTGCGCTCGGACAGAGCCTGCCGGTCCTGGCCGTCGGCGTGCTGACGGCGTTGGTCAAGCCGGACGTGATCGATAAGGCCCGAGCGAGAATCTGCTCGCTCGAAGAACGGATTCACCTGATCGCCGGCAACGTACTGATGGTTGTCGGCATCTATCTCATTGTTGTGGGATGACGGGGGCGATATGTCGGAAGGACAGGTCATCTATCCCAAGCCTCGGCGCGACCAACAGGAATGCCGGGAATTGGTGGCCAAGGGAGCGTACAGCGTCATCTTCGTCGTGGTCGCCCTGATCGTGATCCGGCCGCTGATGGTCAACCAGATCCTCAGCCGGGCCGATGCCTATTCGGCATTTCGACTGCATGACGAGGCCAAACGACAG
The Anaerobaca lacustris DNA segment above includes these coding regions:
- a CDS encoding cytochrome c biogenesis CcdA family protein is translated as MISTIDRLIGESPVWALFVVFWIGAMASLSSCTVLRLPVVIGYVAGAGSSKKRAVVLACLFTAGLIVSHVLVGAAMMTVGGVAGKLLNLNKYLFWFLGGLLIVVGLLVSGMLNVRLLPEKWRDLGPKLHKANLAGAGLLGFVFGLVVVPACPCCGAGLLILAGIAVAKGLSVYGPLLFLSFALGQSLPVLAVGVLTALVKPDVIDKARARICSLEERIHLIAGNVLMVVGIYLIVVG